In the Polyangiaceae bacterium genome, one interval contains:
- a CDS encoding OmpA family protein — protein MASSVAHAQGGALERYEPTLPGDALLAVPDMHVRGHLVPKAGLVASYANGPLVLRQDSSDLGDVVSHQLVLHAMATLPLWARLQVGVDLPIYLSQGGEEPSALGTRFASPSGADFGDVRTDLRLSLLEHEGLVPGVGLQGQAWWPSGAEGSYAGAEDPRYGVAAVFGADQKPLRYRAFFGRRSQPAPSRLTPSLGSDTTFGAGLGYLVNPIWISGEIFGSTRSRVDADLFSRAHTNLEALVSARYEHGPWQATLGAGPGLSEAAGTPRYRVVFAVSFAPGGEVSPGALAQQPKGDEAKVDAPAPRPAEPRSANSDDRDRDGVLNAKDACPDQYGETKTPPERLGCPLDSDADGILDVDDACPQQAGVSSVDPKRHGCPADGDGDGVLDADDACPREHGKRTEDPKTNGCPESVRLEGTQIVILQQVNFATGSDRIEASSFGLLTEVARVMNDHPDIVRVAVDGHTDNVGREAANMDLSRRRALSVMRWLVSHDVDERRLEARGFGPRRPLVGNDSDEHRAKNRRVEFQILKRSDQGERAWQDGPVKP, from the coding sequence ATGGCGTCATCCGTCGCGCATGCGCAAGGCGGAGCCTTGGAGCGCTACGAGCCGACCCTGCCCGGGGACGCGCTCTTGGCCGTGCCCGACATGCACGTGCGGGGGCATCTCGTACCGAAGGCGGGCTTGGTGGCGTCTTACGCCAACGGCCCGCTCGTGTTGCGCCAAGACAGCAGTGACCTGGGCGACGTGGTTTCCCATCAGTTGGTACTGCATGCCATGGCGACCTTGCCGTTGTGGGCGCGACTCCAAGTCGGTGTGGATCTCCCCATCTACCTGAGTCAGGGCGGAGAAGAGCCGTCGGCGCTCGGGACTCGATTCGCCTCACCGAGTGGAGCGGACTTCGGTGACGTTCGCACGGACCTTCGCCTATCGTTGCTGGAGCACGAAGGGCTCGTGCCCGGCGTCGGCTTGCAGGGACAAGCGTGGTGGCCCTCGGGCGCCGAAGGCAGCTACGCCGGTGCGGAGGATCCACGCTACGGCGTGGCGGCCGTGTTCGGCGCCGATCAGAAACCCCTGCGCTACCGCGCCTTCTTCGGACGACGATCGCAACCCGCGCCCAGCCGACTGACACCCAGCCTTGGCAGCGACACGACTTTTGGCGCTGGCCTCGGCTACTTGGTGAATCCCATCTGGATCAGCGGGGAGATCTTCGGCAGCACTCGCTCTCGCGTGGATGCAGACCTCTTCTCGCGAGCCCACACCAATCTGGAAGCGCTCGTGTCCGCGCGCTACGAGCACGGCCCCTGGCAGGCCACCCTCGGTGCTGGTCCGGGCCTCTCGGAGGCGGCCGGCACGCCCCGCTATCGCGTGGTATTTGCCGTTTCGTTCGCGCCTGGCGGCGAAGTGAGCCCAGGCGCCCTCGCCCAACAGCCGAAGGGCGACGAGGCGAAAGTCGATGCGCCCGCGCCGCGCCCGGCGGAGCCTCGGTCCGCCAACTCCGACGACCGAGATCGCGACGGCGTGCTCAACGCCAAGGACGCGTGCCCCGACCAATACGGTGAGACGAAGACGCCACCCGAGCGCTTGGGGTGTCCCTTGGACAGTGACGCGGATGGCATTCTCGACGTGGACGACGCCTGCCCGCAGCAGGCAGGTGTGTCGAGCGTGGATCCAAAGCGGCACGGATGCCCGGCCGACGGCGACGGTGACGGCGTGTTGGACGCCGACGACGCCTGCCCGCGTGAGCACGGCAAGCGCACCGAAGACCCGAAGACCAACGGCTGCCCCGAGTCCGTGCGACTAGAGGGCACGCAGATCGTCATCTTGCAGCAGGTCAATTTCGCTACGGGCAGCGATCGCATCGAAGCATCGAGCTTTGGGCTCTTGACCGAGGTCGCCCGGGTCATGAACGACCACCCGGACATCGTTCGCGTTGCTGTGGACGGTCACACCGACAACGTCGGGCGCGAGGCCGCCAACATGGATCTGTCTCGCCGCCGCGCGCTCTCGGTGATGCGCTGGCTGGTGTCCCATGACGTGGACGAACGGCGGCTGGAAGCGCGAGGATTCGGCCCCCGCCGGCCCCTCGTCGGCAACGACAGCGACGAGCACCGCGCCAAGAATCGCCGCGTCGAGTTCCAGATCCTCAAGCGAAGCGACCAAGGGGAGCGCGCCTGGCAGGATGGCCCCGTCAAGCCCTGA
- a CDS encoding FecR domain-containing protein, whose translation MRVIVSRRLRCAASLWVLLLAASAQAAPKPTPGYPERVLHWSIQKGETCALIAKALYGSAKHAALLTRYNNVDCGRPLTEGLTLVVPEMVGTVPTAQLSSMAPEVKARPPGAGWQPAQPGMSLYESHSVNTLDAARANIVFADRTRVYLAENTLVVIYDTASHTRVSKTPPARVELQSGEVQAGLAALRGKPVEISVQGDARVSAQSKEAAVRKKGKRSTVSVFDGKASVRSGGKAVEVPEKHGSAFVEREAPTPPRPLPPAPRYGADSSQGIVVTTREESRVFVSWSEVPRAVAYRVELSRNDEFSDLVVREEVPANIHAFRAEKLPPGAYYVRVRAIDDEDFLGLASERRDVTLVQGALVGGTIRTGKIVANPYGRLTLSPDPNLELSLDGQTFSPMPTELDLLSLAPKQLVLRARGSSDATRLAVEYESPRAQIQWQDVGTRAVSVRLIGLEGIDIDGRVAPKLWLSRPGGNREAVALSPTGMAGSYRATLPEFGPDDPTLDLVDSRGRLLGSETLPLDRVRSERPDEPLRPLGLIAPPVVPSPALSVSWWAPSAVNSGALGVTGSRESSENRLQGHARAQGTAGAFGADALLLSDAAGSAPGPDRAAWLGLRWRAVRAEDHTEVAPAVRVGIPTTRGGSPTRAELGVAIGMRREKLGLLANLGGRAALDEDGGSNTPEAQGFLLTGATWEFNDWLLGYGVADAHGLVNHDEVAPRAGLSLGLEVGTRLVGSLGLRASPWDEDGGHVLGQLAIGVREPLR comes from the coding sequence GTGCGTGTCATCGTTTCTCGTCGCCTCCGTTGCGCAGCGTCGCTGTGGGTCTTGCTTCTCGCTGCGAGCGCGCAAGCCGCGCCCAAACCAACCCCGGGCTATCCGGAACGCGTGCTGCACTGGTCGATTCAGAAGGGCGAAACCTGTGCGCTCATCGCCAAAGCGCTCTACGGCTCCGCCAAGCACGCTGCGCTGCTGACCCGCTACAACAACGTCGACTGCGGGCGCCCCCTGACGGAAGGGCTGACCTTGGTCGTGCCCGAGATGGTGGGAACGGTTCCGACTGCCCAGCTGAGCTCCATGGCGCCCGAAGTGAAAGCGCGCCCCCCGGGCGCCGGCTGGCAACCCGCACAGCCCGGCATGTCGCTGTACGAAAGCCACTCGGTGAACACCCTGGACGCGGCGCGCGCCAACATCGTGTTTGCGGATCGCACCCGCGTCTACTTGGCGGAGAACACCCTCGTCGTCATCTACGACACCGCGTCGCACACGCGCGTGAGCAAGACACCGCCGGCTCGGGTGGAGCTGCAGAGCGGCGAAGTACAGGCCGGTCTCGCGGCGCTGCGGGGCAAGCCCGTGGAGATCTCCGTGCAGGGAGATGCCCGCGTCAGCGCCCAGAGCAAAGAAGCCGCTGTTCGCAAGAAGGGCAAGCGCAGCACCGTGAGCGTGTTCGACGGCAAGGCCTCGGTGCGGTCCGGCGGCAAGGCCGTGGAGGTGCCCGAGAAGCACGGCAGCGCCTTCGTGGAGCGCGAGGCGCCAACGCCACCACGCCCTTTGCCCCCTGCTCCCCGCTACGGAGCGGATTCGTCCCAGGGCATCGTCGTCACCACGCGCGAGGAAAGCCGCGTGTTCGTATCCTGGTCGGAGGTGCCGCGTGCCGTCGCCTACCGGGTCGAGCTGAGTCGCAACGACGAGTTCTCGGACCTGGTGGTGCGAGAAGAAGTACCCGCCAACATCCACGCCTTCCGCGCCGAGAAGCTGCCGCCGGGCGCCTACTACGTGCGCGTACGCGCCATCGACGACGAGGACTTCTTGGGACTCGCGAGCGAGCGACGTGACGTGACGCTGGTACAAGGCGCGCTCGTGGGTGGGACGATCCGCACTGGAAAGATCGTCGCCAACCCCTATGGCCGACTCACCCTATCGCCGGATCCCAACCTGGAGCTGTCCCTCGACGGTCAAACCTTCAGCCCCATGCCGACGGAGCTGGACTTGCTCTCCCTGGCACCCAAGCAACTCGTCTTGCGCGCACGTGGCAGTAGTGACGCCACTCGCCTCGCTGTCGAATACGAGTCGCCAAGGGCGCAGATTCAATGGCAGGACGTCGGAACCCGGGCGGTATCGGTTCGACTGATCGGCCTCGAGGGCATCGATATCGACGGACGCGTTGCACCGAAGCTGTGGCTCAGTCGGCCCGGCGGGAATCGCGAGGCCGTGGCGTTGAGCCCAACGGGCATGGCGGGAAGCTATCGAGCCACGCTGCCGGAGTTCGGCCCCGACGACCCAACCCTCGACCTGGTCGACTCCCGCGGCAGGTTGCTCGGGTCGGAAACTCTGCCACTCGATCGCGTCCGCAGCGAGCGCCCCGACGAGCCTCTGCGCCCGCTCGGCCTGATCGCGCCTCCGGTCGTGCCCTCCCCGGCCCTCAGCGTGAGCTGGTGGGCGCCGAGTGCAGTCAACTCGGGAGCCTTGGGGGTCACGGGTTCACGTGAGAGCAGCGAGAATCGCCTGCAAGGCCACGCGCGAGCACAAGGCACGGCGGGCGCCTTCGGCGCAGACGCCTTACTGCTCTCGGACGCTGCCGGCAGCGCGCCCGGCCCCGACCGAGCCGCGTGGCTCGGACTGCGTTGGCGCGCGGTTCGTGCCGAGGACCACACCGAGGTCGCGCCAGCGGTGCGCGTCGGCATCCCGACGACGCGAGGCGGAAGTCCGACTCGCGCTGAGCTGGGCGTCGCGATCGGAATGCGTCGGGAAAAGTTGGGGCTACTCGCCAACTTGGGTGGGCGCGCTGCTCTCGACGAGGACGGCGGCTCCAACACACCCGAGGCGCAGGGCTTCTTGCTCACGGGAGCCACTTGGGAGTTCAACGACTGGCTGCTCGGCTACGGCGTCGCCGACGCCCACGGCCTGGTGAACCACGACGAAGTGGCACCTCGGGCGGGACTGAGTTTGGGGCTGGAAGTGGGAACGCGACTGGTGGGCAGCCTGGGCCTACGCGCATCGCCCTGGGACGAGGACGGTGGACACGTACTCGGGCAGCTCGCCATTGGTGTACGGGAGCCCCTGCGGTGA
- a CDS encoding serine/threonine-protein kinase: protein MMSNTEPVPPPSPGPSVGMVIASRYRLDQELASGGMGKVFRALHVDLKIPVALKVLHGFMASSEEAMRRFYREARAASLLAHPNVVKVTDYGTHDGRPFLVMELVDGESMEYWLSSRDRPPALADVREAMMQLTRGVGASHAAGIVHRDLKPSNVMQSVLADGSVLWKIADFGLAHLDDPRDYGNTLTQPDAVAGTPDYMSPEQCRSLKVGPSTDLYALGCILTELLQLEPPFWGASAIDVISQHMFSPPPPLNRPADAEPVPELVERLRLALLAKRPHERPKTAAEVLEALEGAFDPAENARRLPDRKGETPMGARAERHPEWLEAGAATHTKACGTVRLVRGASAGSAGIDSDALTALRAQGFEVSESVEDGGPAPDILLYDAGSDLAQALERLEGTSCPVVVCAEGLGAAETSTFIEAGAADVICYPVRGDILGRRLLRLLRKKAIPSK from the coding sequence ATGATGTCGAACACGGAACCGGTGCCGCCACCGAGCCCCGGTCCCAGCGTCGGGATGGTGATCGCCAGCCGCTATCGCCTCGACCAAGAACTTGCCAGCGGAGGCATGGGCAAGGTGTTCCGCGCGCTGCACGTCGATCTGAAGATCCCGGTGGCGCTCAAAGTGCTGCACGGTTTCATGGCCAGCTCCGAAGAAGCCATGCGCCGCTTCTACCGGGAGGCGCGCGCGGCGTCGCTGCTCGCTCATCCCAACGTCGTGAAGGTGACGGACTATGGGACCCACGACGGTCGCCCGTTCTTGGTGATGGAGCTGGTGGATGGCGAGTCGATGGAGTACTGGCTGTCGAGCCGAGATCGACCGCCGGCCCTGGCCGACGTGCGCGAAGCGATGATGCAGCTGACTCGTGGCGTCGGTGCCTCCCACGCGGCGGGCATCGTGCATCGCGATCTGAAGCCAAGCAACGTCATGCAGAGCGTGTTGGCGGACGGAAGCGTGCTGTGGAAGATTGCGGACTTCGGCTTGGCGCACCTGGATGACCCGAGAGACTACGGCAACACACTCACGCAGCCCGACGCCGTGGCCGGCACGCCCGACTACATGAGCCCCGAGCAGTGCCGCTCGCTGAAGGTGGGCCCGAGCACGGATCTCTACGCGCTGGGCTGCATCCTGACAGAGCTCCTCCAGCTGGAACCACCGTTCTGGGGCGCCTCCGCCATCGATGTGATCTCCCAGCACATGTTCAGCCCACCTCCCCCGCTGAATCGCCCCGCGGATGCCGAGCCCGTTCCTGAGCTGGTCGAGCGGTTGCGGTTGGCCCTGCTCGCGAAACGACCCCACGAGCGCCCCAAAACCGCAGCGGAGGTACTCGAGGCCCTCGAAGGCGCTTTCGACCCGGCGGAGAACGCGCGACGCTTGCCCGACCGAAAGGGCGAGACTCCCATGGGCGCGCGCGCAGAGCGCCACCCTGAATGGCTCGAGGCGGGCGCGGCGACACACACCAAGGCTTGCGGGACGGTGCGTCTCGTGCGGGGCGCTTCCGCGGGCAGCGCGGGCATCGACTCGGACGCGCTGACCGCCCTGCGCGCGCAGGGCTTCGAGGTCAGCGAAAGCGTCGAAGACGGTGGCCCCGCTCCCGACATTCTGCTCTACGATGCGGGTTCGGATTTGGCGCAAGCACTCGAGCGTCTCGAAGGCACAAGTTGCCCCGTTGTCGTTTGCGCTGAGGGCCTGGGCGCGGCGGAAACGAGCACCTTCATCGAGGCGGGCGCGGCGGACGTGATCTGCTACCCGGTCCGGGGCGACATCCTGGGGCGGCGGCTCCTGCGCCTTCTGCGAAAAAAAGCTATTCCTTCCAAATAG
- a CDS encoding sigma 54-interacting transcriptional regulator, whose amino-acid sequence MSSVTTPIESRPRIAVRTLAVEVLDGPDEGMRAEASSETLSVGVSEGNDLKLTDGTVSRFHLELTRDERGVRITDLGSTNGTFVGDLRIDRGTVPPGSEILVGRTRLRVDDGEGTTAELHAGEQLSELRGRTQLMRRLMARVGRVARASVPVLMIGESGTGKELVARAIHEGSERIRGPFVTVDCASLAPTLIASELFGHEKGAFTGAHRQHLGAFERANGGTLFLDEIGELPQELQPQLLGALERRRFRRVGGRHEIDVDVRVISATNRDLRSEVNAGTFRLDLYYRIAVVVLKIPPLRQRTEDIPILVEHFLREAGHDASVEEAVPAEVLASLSTYRWPGNVRELRNWVEATLAMGESPELLDDVAPPASSDDVQERLLELPYKDAREVILNDFEARYCGYLLERAEGNVTHAARLARMDRSYLIKLLQKHDLK is encoded by the coding sequence GTGTCTTCGGTCACGACGCCCATCGAAAGCAGGCCGCGCATTGCGGTGCGCACGCTGGCCGTAGAGGTGCTCGACGGCCCAGATGAGGGCATGCGCGCAGAAGCGAGTAGCGAGACCCTGAGCGTCGGCGTCAGCGAGGGCAACGACCTGAAGCTGACTGATGGAACCGTTTCCCGCTTTCACCTCGAGCTCACGCGCGACGAGCGTGGGGTCCGCATCACGGACTTGGGTTCGACCAACGGAACCTTCGTGGGTGACCTGAGAATCGACCGCGGAACGGTGCCACCGGGTTCGGAGATTCTGGTCGGTCGAACCCGCCTGCGCGTCGACGATGGCGAAGGCACCACCGCAGAGCTGCATGCGGGGGAGCAGTTGAGTGAACTGCGCGGGCGCACGCAGTTGATGCGACGCTTGATGGCCCGCGTGGGTCGCGTGGCACGCGCGTCCGTTCCGGTACTGATGATTGGCGAATCCGGTACCGGCAAAGAATTAGTGGCCCGCGCCATTCACGAAGGAAGCGAGCGGATCCGTGGGCCCTTCGTAACCGTGGACTGCGCGTCCCTGGCTCCGACCCTGATCGCCAGCGAACTGTTCGGTCATGAAAAGGGGGCCTTTACCGGAGCCCATCGCCAGCACCTGGGTGCCTTCGAGCGCGCCAACGGCGGAACCCTCTTCCTGGACGAGATCGGCGAGCTGCCGCAGGAGCTTCAGCCGCAGCTACTGGGCGCTCTCGAGCGGCGCCGCTTCCGCCGCGTGGGCGGACGTCACGAGATCGACGTCGATGTTCGCGTGATCTCGGCGACCAATCGCGATCTGCGCAGCGAGGTCAACGCCGGCACTTTCAGGCTCGACCTCTACTACCGCATCGCGGTCGTCGTGCTCAAGATCCCGCCGCTGCGCCAGCGTACGGAGGACATTCCCATTCTGGTGGAGCACTTCCTACGCGAGGCAGGACACGACGCCAGCGTGGAAGAAGCAGTCCCCGCAGAAGTCCTGGCGTCACTGTCGACCTACCGCTGGCCCGGCAACGTGCGAGAACTGCGCAACTGGGTGGAAGCGACGCTTGCCATGGGTGAATCCCCGGAGCTGCTGGATGACGTTGCCCCGCCGGCCAGCAGCGACGACGTTCAAGAACGCTTGTTGGAACTCCCCTACAAGGACGCCCGTGAAGTCATCCTCAACGACTTCGAGGCGCGCTACTGTGGATACCTGTTGGAGCGCGCCGAGGGGAATGTCACCCACGCGGCTCGGCTTGCCCGAATGGACCGCTCCTACCTGATCAAGTTGCTACAGAAACACGACTTGAAGTGA